ATAGTCATTTCTGAAAATTAATTGGATATAAATTATTTTTTTCTCACACGACTTAGTGTTTCGGGAGTTAGACCCAAAAACGAAGCTACGTGCTTTTTGGGTGCACGATCATACAAATCAGGAAACATGTTTTGAAAAGCCTCATTTCTTTTATGAGCACTCATCATTCTGAGGAATCGCACTCTTTCATCATACATAACAAGGTACATTTCGGTAAGAACTCTCACAATGTAATTTGCCTCAGGGACCAGGTCGTACAGTTCACTTAATCCACGATAAGAAATAGAAATAAGCTCTGAATCTTCCAAAAGCTCGATGGATTCAACACTTGGCATTTGCGGAATGAAACTATGAGGCACATAAATAAAACCAAATTCCCCCACAAACCATGAAGTAATATCTGATTTAATTCCATGGTCGTCTTCAAGTGTATAAAATGACCTCACCATTCCTTTTTCAATAAAATAGAGTTTGTCATTTACATCCCCGGCTTTCAAGATAATATCACCTGCTTTACCAGTAGTTTTACTTAACCTTTTCTTTAAAAGCTTTTCGGTTTCCTTGTTGAGTGGAGAAATAGCTCGGATTGCGTCAACAAAAGGAGTTACCATATTTTCTAATAATTTTCACAAATATAATGCAACCGTTAGAATATTAAATTGCATCTTGTATTTGAAACCCGGTTATATGACAAAAATTTTACAATTGTTCGGTACAGAATACCAATTAGCCAAATCTCTTATCAATAAAGATGAAAGGGCTCAGAGGTATTTTTACGAAAAGTATTCCGGGAAGTTTTTGGGGATTTGTTGCCGTTATATAAGTGACAGGATGGAAGCCGAAGATGTAATGGTGGAAAGTATGATGAAAATTTTTGAAAAAGTAAACCAGTTTAATTTTTCGGGAAGTTTTGAAGGTTGGTCAAAAAGAATAGTTGTAAATGAAGCACTGATGTTTTTAAGAAAAAGAAAAAGCATGAACGTAGAATATGATGATCAGTATTTTGACGAACCGGAAATTCAAGAAGCTGGAAATTTGGAAACGGAAGACTTGTTGGAAATTGTAAACTCATTGCCGGAAGGCTATAAAACGGTTTTTAACCTTTATGCAATTGAAGGATACAGCCATACTGAGATTAGCCAATTGCTCAATATTTCAGAAGGCACATCCAAATCGCAGTTGAGCAGAGCAAGAGTAATTTTGCAACAAAAAGTGATGAAAAACAACACTATAAATTATAATCATTTATAGAAATGGAAAAAATAGATGAGTTGTTCGAAAAAAGTTTAAAAAATCTGGAAATTAGCCCTTCAGAAAGAGCCAATAAACTGTTTGAAAGCAGATTAGCTCAAAAAAACAACCGGAAACGCAAAGGGTGGTTTTATTTTGGTATGGCAGCATCATTGAGTTTGTTTGGGGTGATTACTTTAAGTCTTTTTCTGAAAACCAATAAAAAACAGGATACAGTCGCCTCAAGTACTTCGGTATTTAATAGTGAAATCGAAAAGTCTCAGCTTAGTAATATAGAAGAAGCTAAATCTGGTTTGTTCAAAGAGAAAATTAGTGACAATTCGGTTTTTGGTCAAAAGCATTTTTTAACAGAGAAGAAAATTTCAAAAAATATTTTCCAATCTGAATCAACGTCTGACCCAATAAATGCGAATACAGGAAGTGCGACTCAAGAAATGCCAATTGCCAGAATAATGGATTCTCAAAATGCCATCACAAAAACAGATTTGAATATATCTGAAAAAGAAAATTTCGAAACATTGGTGATTTTAAGCCCACTTTTAAGTATTAATCCTGAAACGATAGCACAAGCTATCCAGGCACCCAAAACTCAGACCGTAACTCAAGAACAGGGGTATTTTACCGATGATAAATCACTCTTTGTGAGAATGGCTGAAGAAGTTAAAAACATTAAAAAAGGAGAGAAAGTTGATTTTAATAAATTAGGAATCAGGCCATTAGAAGAGTGGTCAAAAGACGAAGATGGATTTATTGCATCTGAAACAAGAGAGTTTAAAGAAAGATATACTCGTATTAAAACTTTTCTTAGTAGTAAATAGATTTTTTATATTAATTTCTTAACATCAAATTTTTCTCAAAAAAATATTGTCTGGCCGGCAAATTATACAAACAAATACAAGATTTAAATTATTTACAAAATATGAAAAAGTTAATTTTTATAGCAGCAATTCTGGGTTTTAAGGCAAGTTTTGCATTCGTGCCCAAAGACACCACTATTATTGAGTTTGACGACAAGACC
The sequence above is a segment of the Cytophagaceae bacterium genome. Coding sequences within it:
- a CDS encoding Crp/Fnr family transcriptional regulator is translated as MVTPFVDAIRAISPLNKETEKLLKKRLSKTTGKAGDIILKAGDVNDKLYFIEKGMVRSFYTLEDDHGIKSDITSWFVGEFGFIYVPHSFIPQMPSVESIELLEDSELISISYRGLSELYDLVPEANYIVRVLTEMYLVMYDERVRFLRMMSAHKRNEAFQNMFPDLYDRAPKKHVASFLGLTPETLSRVRKK
- a CDS encoding sigma-70 family RNA polymerase sigma factor, whose protein sequence is MTKILQLFGTEYQLAKSLINKDERAQRYFYEKYSGKFLGICCRYISDRMEAEDVMVESMMKIFEKVNQFNFSGSFEGWSKRIVVNEALMFLRKRKSMNVEYDDQYFDEPEIQEAGNLETEDLLEIVNSLPEGYKTVFNLYAIEGYSHTEISQLLNISEGTSKSQLSRARVILQQKVMKNNTINYNHL